DNA sequence from the Prolixibacter sp. SD074 genome:
GTGATTTCCGGGCCAATGGGAAAAGAAAAAGTTCATTTTCAAGCCCCGGCTGCAACACTAATAGATGAAGAAATGAATTCTTTTCTTGATTGGTTCAATAATTATGAAAAAATTGATTTAGTATTGAAAGCAGGAATTGCTCATTTATGGTTTGTCACAATCCATCCATTTGAAGACGGAAATGGAAGAATTGCCAGAACAATAAGTGATATGCTATTAGCACGGGCAGATGGAATATCACAGCGGTTTTACAGTATGTCTGCCCAAATTAGACAAGAAAGAAAGGAATATTATGAAATTCTTGAAAAAACCCAAAAAGGAGATTTAAATATAACAAAATGGCTCACCTGGTTCTTAAATTGTTTACTAAATGCTCTAAATGAATCTAATATAATTTTAGAAAAAGTAATTAACAAACACAATTTCTGGATAGAAAATGCATTAAAAATCCAAAATGGAAGGCAAAAATTAATGCTTAACAAAATTCTGGATGGAGATTTTTTTGGGAAATTAACTTCATCTAAATGGGCAAAAATAACAAAATGTTCACCAGATACTGCATTAAGAGATATACAAGACTTGATTGATAAAGGGATTCTCAAAAAAGCAGAAGAAGGAGGAAGAAGTACAAATTACGAATTAATTGAATAAAGAATTAAAGCCCAGCCGGCAACATAGCTGTAATACGCCAGCCGGGGCTCCACAGTATATTGAGGGTTTCGTTTTACCCCCTTTAATGCGTTCAAGCTGATAAAATCACAACTGGTCTGAAAGCCACGCCCAGGCGCATATAGCCAGGACGTTATGCTTCATGCTGGGAGAGTTCCCTGCAATCAATTAAACAGAATTTTATCATCAGAATCAAAAAGTGTACATTTGGAATAATTTGATTATGAGTAAAGTAAGTAAAATAAGTAAAGTAAGTACAATAAGTACAATTGATATAAAAAATGCAATAATCTCAATTACGAAAATTGAGGAAGAGGATTACATCTGTTTGACTGATATGGCAAAGGCAAAGGAAGGAGATAATAGAGCAGCAAATTCCGAAAACATCCGGACGGCCATTCTGGTATAATCCGGACACTAAATTAGGCCTGTTTATCTTGCTTTTTCAAATAAAGGAAAAGCGATGAAGCAAATAGACATGAAAAAAGTAAGTGAATTATTGCAATTAGTTATTTCGCAAGGGCAAAGCTCCCGACAGGCTGGCAAGATAATTGGCATCATCAAGTAATGCCCAGGTGGGTACCTTTTCCTCCCGCGCCTTCAAAAAGATAATGCTGTGGCTTGTACTTTTTGTAATAATCCCTTAAAACAGAAAGTAAAACCGGCGATAGCGGCACTTTACGTTGTTTCAGCCCTTTGCCTTCCTGGATGTTGACCTGCATCCGCTTACTGTCAATGTCGGTAAGTTTGATGTTTACACTCTCTGATACCCTGGCCCCGGTGGAATAAATGAGCATGATGATAGCGCGGTGCTTGAAGTTGTCAATAGCCCCAAGTACATCGCTCACTTCGTCTTTTGATAAAACCAGCGGGAGTGTTTTGGCAACCTTTGGCGTTGGAAGGTATTCTTTTGCCCACTCTTTATGGTAAATATTTGTAAAGAGGAACCGAAGGGCGTAGTAGCCCATTTTTACACTGCCCGGCTTGTG
Encoded proteins:
- a CDS encoding Fic family protein — encoded protein: MKVYIYENEFWPNFTWNDQELIELLGKVRNLQGRIVGKMESLGFNLKQQAELETLKTEILRSSEIEGEILNPEQVRSSIARKLGMDISGLIPSDRNVEGIVDMMLDATQNFSQPLTKERVFDWHYALFPTGRSGMYKVIVGNWRNDSTGPMQVISGPMGKEKVHFQAPAATLIDEEMNSFLDWFNNYEKIDLVLKAGIAHLWFVTIHPFEDGNGRIARTISDMLLARADGISQRFYSMSAQIRQERKEYYEILEKTQKGDLNITKWLTWFLNCLLNALNESNIILEKVINKHNFWIENALKIQNGRQKLMLNKILDGDFFGKLTSSKWAKITKCSPDTALRDIQDLIDKGILKKAEEGGRSTNYELIE
- a CDS encoding tyrosine-type recombinase/integrase translates to MTYYDKFKKRFEQEAVLRNLSERTRKSYWWHIADYSNFCKKDPEHTGVEELRAYFQSMPTDGNHKPGSVKMGYYALRFLFTNIYHKEWAKEYLPTPKVAKTLPLVLSKDEVSDVLGAIDNFKHRAIIMLIYSTGARVSESVNIKLTDIDSKRMQVNIQEGKGLKQRKVPLSPVLLSVLRDYYKKYKPQHYLFEGAGGKGTHLGIT